From one Variovorax sp. PBL-H6 genomic stretch:
- a CDS encoding triphosphoribosyl-dephospho-CoA synthase: MSEPQAAIERARASFLRACWLDVAVRKPGNVSLVSPGHGMEASMFIASAQAAAGALFEPGLGVGARIERAVAASWAVAGCNTNLGILLLCAPIAVAVERHPGATTRAALEEAVDSVLAALDVEDARAAYRAIARARPGGLGSAPAEDVRDVPSIDLRAAMALAAQRDLIARQYRDGYADLFALAFEVPPGTVACGQGAADPAALPDASTVARVQRLYLAWLSDFADSHIVRNHGEGVAQTVMAAAQGWRERERAGAVLDADPGFASWDASLKAARINPGTSADLTVAALMLAGFVESSAAPARDAAIGWHGS; the protein is encoded by the coding sequence ATGAGCGAACCGCAAGCCGCGATCGAACGGGCGCGCGCCTCTTTCCTGCGGGCCTGCTGGCTCGATGTCGCGGTACGCAAGCCGGGCAATGTCAGCCTCGTTTCTCCGGGCCACGGCATGGAGGCTTCGATGTTCATCGCCAGCGCGCAAGCCGCCGCCGGCGCGCTGTTCGAGCCGGGCCTGGGCGTGGGCGCGCGCATCGAGCGAGCCGTCGCCGCGAGCTGGGCCGTCGCGGGATGCAACACCAACCTCGGCATCCTGCTGCTGTGCGCGCCCATTGCAGTCGCCGTGGAACGCCACCCTGGCGCCACGACGCGAGCCGCCCTCGAAGAGGCCGTCGACTCGGTGCTGGCGGCGCTCGACGTCGAGGATGCGCGCGCGGCGTACCGCGCGATCGCGCGCGCGCGTCCCGGCGGCCTGGGAAGTGCGCCGGCCGAGGATGTGCGCGACGTGCCGAGCATCGACCTGCGCGCCGCCATGGCCCTGGCCGCGCAGCGCGACCTGATCGCGCGCCAGTACCGCGACGGATACGCGGACTTGTTCGCGCTGGCCTTCGAAGTGCCGCCCGGCACGGTCGCCTGCGGGCAAGGGGCTGCCGATCCCGCTGCGTTGCCCGACGCGAGCACTGTGGCGCGCGTCCAACGCCTTTACCTGGCCTGGCTGAGCGACTTCGCCGATTCACACATTGTTCGAAATCACGGCGAGGGCGTGGCACAGACTGTCATGGCGGCGGCGCAAGGCTGGCGCGAGCGCGAGCGTGCAGGCGCCGTGCTCGATGCCGACCCCGGCTTCGCGAGCTGGGACGCGAGCCTGAAAGCCGCACGCATCAACCCGGGGACCAGTGCCGATCTGACGGTGGCGGCCCTGATGCTTGCCGGCTTCGTCGAATCGAGCGCGGCGCCGGCGCGCGATGCAGCGATCGGGTGGCACGGATCGTGA
- a CDS encoding DUF6513 domain-containing protein yields the protein MEHIVFLTGRLAQASLTRVLAGIEAAPFTWEVREIGLQVAALMTTDLIRRRVAAPVSSEGKGEGEGRRADRIIVPGRCRGDVEALSVHYGIPVERGPQELKDLPRHFDRAAQPVELDAYEVSIFAEIVDAPRLSVAQIIDRAERLAADGANVIDLGCLPETRFDHLAESVQALKAAGFQVSVDSSDSNELLRGGKAGADYLLSLTLDTLWIADEVAATPVLIPRVPADEASLHEAVAQLQRRGRAFLADSILDPIPFGLTASIVRYHRLRERFADAPIMLGIGNLTELTEADTSGINAVLFGIAAELNVAAVLTTQVSQHARRAVCEADWARRIMHAASRNGTLPKGMSDALMTVHAKHPFPDTPEEIEEIAAQVKDPNFRVQVSPRGLHVYNRDGLRLGQGAFELWPQLKLHDDADHAFYMGVELARAEIAWQLGKRYVQDQPLDWGCAAPRATEDLARWCAPGTTMKAARSNAAEPR from the coding sequence ATGGAACACATCGTCTTCCTGACCGGGCGCCTTGCCCAGGCCAGCCTCACGCGGGTGCTGGCCGGCATCGAGGCGGCCCCGTTCACATGGGAGGTGCGGGAGATCGGGTTGCAGGTCGCTGCGCTCATGACGACGGACCTGATTCGCCGACGCGTCGCGGCCCCTGTGTCCAGCGAAGGCAAAGGCGAAGGCGAAGGGCGCCGTGCCGACCGCATCATCGTGCCGGGCCGCTGCCGGGGCGATGTGGAGGCCTTGAGCGTTCACTACGGCATCCCCGTGGAGCGCGGCCCGCAGGAGCTGAAGGACTTGCCGCGCCACTTCGACCGCGCCGCACAGCCTGTCGAGCTGGATGCGTACGAGGTCTCGATCTTCGCCGAGATCGTCGATGCGCCTCGGCTGTCGGTCGCGCAGATCATCGATCGCGCCGAGCGCCTGGCGGCCGACGGTGCCAACGTCATCGATCTCGGCTGCCTGCCCGAGACGCGCTTCGATCATCTCGCCGAGAGCGTGCAGGCGCTCAAGGCGGCGGGCTTCCAGGTCAGCGTCGATTCGAGCGATTCGAACGAGCTGCTGCGGGGCGGCAAGGCCGGCGCGGACTACCTGCTGAGCCTCACGCTCGACACCCTGTGGATCGCCGACGAGGTGGCCGCGACGCCGGTGCTGATCCCGCGCGTGCCGGCCGACGAGGCGTCGCTGCACGAAGCGGTGGCGCAGCTGCAGCGCCGCGGGCGCGCCTTTCTGGCGGATTCGATCCTCGACCCGATCCCGTTCGGGCTGACCGCCTCGATCGTGCGCTACCACCGGTTGCGCGAGCGCTTTGCGGACGCGCCCATCATGCTCGGCATCGGCAACCTCACCGAGCTCACCGAGGCCGACACGAGCGGCATCAACGCCGTGCTCTTCGGCATTGCCGCCGAATTGAATGTCGCCGCCGTGCTCACGACGCAGGTCAGCCAGCATGCGCGCCGCGCCGTGTGCGAGGCCGACTGGGCGCGCCGCATCATGCACGCCGCGTCCCGGAACGGCACGTTGCCAAAGGGCATGAGCGACGCGCTGATGACGGTGCACGCCAAGCATCCGTTTCCCGACACGCCGGAAGAAATCGAAGAGATCGCCGCGCAAGTGAAGGACCCGAACTTCCGCGTGCAGGTCTCGCCCCGCGGCCTGCACGTGTACAACCGGGACGGGCTGCGCCTGGGGCAGGGCGCCTTCGAGCTTTGGCCGCAACTGAAGCTGCACGACGACGCCGACCACGCCTTCTACATGGGTGTCGAGCTCGCGCGGGCCGAGATCGCGTGGCAGCTGGGCAAGCGCTACGTGCAGGACCAGCCGCTGGACTGGGGCTGCGCGGCGCCGCGCGCCACCGAAGACCTGGCGCGCTGGTGCGCACCGGGGACCACCATGAAGGCGGCGCGAAGCAATGCGGCCGAGCCCCGGTGA
- a CDS encoding sigma-54-dependent Fis family transcriptional regulator, producing MTLMPRQGDRHADRVLDVVRRGFHEEGNDLVTRSWSRCLNQYHLDPGRAREPVVIESGALQSRRNQHADVIECARYEMTTLYQQLADPQCAVVLTDTDGVIVHMVSSPEFAAEVEPMGLHAGGMWGEAEAGTNGMGTCLAAAHPISVRRDEHFFSQFTQLTCSAVPVLDPAGEIIGVLDVTSRSSLMQQHVLVLLGMTVRMIENRLIDKRFSNAHPLHFHSRPEFVYTLHEGKLAVGEDGRILAANRSALFQLGLHSMDEIRAQRIDDLFQTSLEDILQRSLSSSFHPVVAYRAKAALRFFAVARRPASDADTPARARVAGTAMLALAEPQAEGFRAPSRVPAVGTAPSIRTFKDARLVAHLDTARRVVARRTPVLLCGETGSGKEVFARAIHETSPHADGAFVAVNCASLPETLIESELFGYKAGAFTGAQRSGRRGKILQADGGTLFLDEIADMPLELQARLLRVLDERQVTPLGTEETHPVDFQLVSASHNHLPTLVREGRFREDLYYRLAGIELDLPPLRDRSDKRELIQTVLADEGGSASRLGDEAERLLMAHPWPGNLRQLRHVLRTAAALADGKTITREHLPSLAARQVSSPVHAPAALPVFAEDRMGAEASTATVDPVPAVKLNPIQANERQVLLQMLEQHRWNVSNVAKALDVSRNTLYRKLHKLHIEISAPD from the coding sequence ATGACATTGATGCCGCGGCAAGGTGACCGGCACGCCGACCGCGTGCTCGACGTCGTGAGGCGAGGCTTTCACGAAGAGGGCAACGACCTCGTCACGCGCTCGTGGAGCCGCTGCCTGAATCAGTACCACCTCGACCCCGGACGCGCGCGGGAGCCGGTGGTGATCGAGTCGGGGGCCTTGCAGAGCCGGCGCAACCAGCATGCCGACGTGATCGAATGCGCGCGCTACGAGATGACCACGCTCTATCAGCAGCTCGCCGATCCCCAGTGTGCAGTGGTGCTGACCGACACCGATGGCGTGATCGTGCACATGGTGTCTTCGCCGGAGTTCGCTGCCGAGGTCGAGCCGATGGGCCTGCACGCCGGCGGCATGTGGGGTGAAGCCGAGGCCGGCACCAACGGCATGGGCACCTGCCTCGCGGCCGCGCATCCGATCTCGGTGCGGCGCGACGAGCATTTCTTCAGCCAGTTCACGCAGCTCACCTGTTCGGCGGTGCCGGTGCTCGACCCGGCGGGCGAGATCATCGGCGTGCTCGACGTCACCAGCCGATCGAGCCTGATGCAGCAGCACGTGCTGGTGCTGCTCGGCATGACCGTGCGCATGATCGAGAACCGGCTCATCGACAAGCGCTTTTCGAATGCGCACCCGCTGCACTTCCACAGCCGCCCCGAATTCGTCTACACGCTGCACGAAGGCAAGCTGGCCGTCGGCGAGGACGGACGCATCCTGGCGGCCAACCGAAGCGCCCTGTTCCAGCTCGGCCTGCATTCCATGGACGAGATCCGCGCCCAGCGCATCGACGACCTGTTCCAGACCTCGCTCGAGGACATCCTGCAGCGCAGCCTGTCTTCTTCGTTCCACCCGGTGGTGGCGTACCGCGCCAAGGCGGCGCTGCGCTTCTTTGCAGTCGCACGCCGGCCTGCATCCGACGCCGACACGCCCGCGCGTGCGCGTGTAGCGGGCACGGCCATGCTGGCACTGGCCGAGCCGCAGGCCGAAGGCTTTCGCGCGCCTTCCCGCGTGCCCGCGGTGGGCACTGCGCCCAGCATCCGCACCTTCAAGGACGCCCGGCTCGTCGCGCACCTCGACACCGCCCGGCGTGTGGTGGCGCGCCGCACCCCGGTGCTGCTGTGCGGCGAGACCGGCTCCGGCAAGGAGGTTTTCGCGCGCGCCATTCACGAGACCAGCCCGCATGCCGACGGCGCCTTCGTGGCGGTCAACTGCGCGAGCCTGCCCGAGACGCTGATCGAGTCCGAGCTCTTCGGCTACAAGGCCGGCGCCTTCACCGGCGCGCAGCGCAGCGGACGCCGCGGCAAGATCCTGCAGGCCGACGGCGGCACGCTGTTCCTCGACGAAATCGCCGACATGCCGCTCGAATTGCAGGCCCGCCTGCTGCGCGTGCTCGACGAAAGGCAGGTCACGCCGCTCGGCACCGAAGAAACCCATCCGGTGGACTTCCAGCTCGTGAGCGCGAGCCATAACCATTTGCCGACCCTGGTGCGCGAAGGCCGGTTCCGCGAAGACCTGTACTACCGCCTGGCCGGCATCGAGCTCGACCTGCCGCCCTTGCGCGACCGCAGCGACAAGCGCGAGCTGATCCAGACGGTTCTGGCGGACGAAGGCGGCAGCGCCTCCAGGCTCGGCGACGAGGCCGAGCGCCTGCTGATGGCGCATCCGTGGCCCGGCAACCTGCGGCAGCTGCGGCACGTGCTGCGCACCGCCGCCGCGTTGGCCGACGGCAAGACCATCACGCGGGAGCACCTGCCTTCACTCGCGGCCAGGCAGGTGTCGTCGCCGGTGCACGCCCCTGCTGCGCTGCCGGTCTTTGCCGAGGACAGGATGGGTGCCGAGGCGAGCACGGCGACTGTCGACCCGGTGCCCGCGGTCAAACTCAACCCGATTCAAGCCAACGAGCGGCAGGTTCTCTTGCAGATGCTGGAGCAGCATCGTTGGAACGTGAGCAACGTCGCCAAGGCGCTCGATGTCAGCCGCAACACCTTGTACCGAAAACTCCACAAGCTCCACATCGAGATCTCGGCGCCCGACTGA
- a CDS encoding dihydroneopterin aldolase, with translation MNSSARPSAGQPSDAARLSGAAETLPPPDLIFIEGFRGETVIGIHESELHRPQPLLIDVHAGVPRARACDTDWIGDTIDYSAVRERLHRLMAEHRLQLLEAFAEAVAEILIDEFHASWVRVKVVKPHKFDDVQSVGVQIERQAPAHRTARSAHGATVLKFLASGMVPAKR, from the coding sequence TTGAACAGCAGCGCGCGCCCTTCTGCCGGACAACCTTCCGATGCCGCTCGCCTCTCCGGCGCCGCCGAAACACTCCCGCCGCCGGACCTGATCTTCATCGAGGGCTTCAGGGGCGAGACGGTGATCGGCATCCACGAGTCCGAACTGCACCGCCCGCAGCCGCTGCTGATCGACGTGCACGCAGGCGTGCCGCGGGCAAGGGCCTGCGACACCGACTGGATCGGCGACACGATCGACTACAGCGCCGTGCGCGAGCGGCTGCACAGGCTGATGGCCGAGCACCGGCTGCAATTGCTCGAGGCCTTCGCCGAAGCCGTCGCGGAGATCCTGATCGACGAGTTCCACGCCAGCTGGGTTCGCGTCAAGGTCGTGAAGCCGCACAAGTTCGACGACGTGCAATCGGTCGGCGTGCAGATCGAGCGCCAGGCGCCCGCGCACCGCACGGCGAGATCGGCCCACGGCGCGACGGTGCTGAAGTTTCTCGCCAGCGGCATGGTGCCCGCCAAGCGCTGA
- the mch gene encoding methenyltetrahydromethanopterin cyclohydrolase, producing the protein MSNISPPCTDAALSVNLLARPLVERLLADAEVLGLRVQRDDDTGVRIVDAGIEARGSIAAGLRIGEICMGGLGHVVLRGGGSAEAWPSWLDVRSSRPVLACLGSQYAGWSLSATKEETGGKKFFSLGSGPARALAVKEKLFGELGYRDHAQAGVLVLEVDRMPPKIVIDKVLRDCELPAEGLTLILTPTTSLAGTTQVVARVLEVALHKAHELGYSLADIVDGAGSAPLPSPSSDGVEAMGRTNDAILYGGRVHLAVRGGDDAARALAHALPSRNSPDHGRSFAEIFREAAYDFYKIDHALFAPAEVWVSNLDSGRTWHGGACDMALLQRLWLQEA; encoded by the coding sequence ATGAGCAACATTTCCCCGCCGTGCACCGACGCGGCCCTGAGCGTCAACCTGCTGGCCCGGCCTTTGGTCGAGCGCCTGCTGGCCGATGCCGAAGTGCTCGGGTTGCGCGTGCAACGCGACGACGACACCGGCGTGCGCATCGTCGATGCCGGCATCGAGGCCCGCGGCAGCATCGCGGCCGGACTTCGCATCGGCGAGATCTGCATGGGCGGCCTCGGCCACGTGGTGCTGCGGGGCGGGGGCAGCGCCGAAGCCTGGCCGAGCTGGCTCGATGTCCGGAGCTCGCGGCCGGTGCTGGCCTGCCTGGGGAGCCAGTACGCAGGCTGGAGCCTGTCGGCCACCAAGGAGGAGACCGGCGGCAAGAAGTTCTTCTCGCTCGGCTCCGGTCCGGCGCGCGCGCTGGCGGTCAAGGAGAAGCTCTTCGGCGAGCTCGGCTATCGCGATCACGCGCAAGCCGGCGTGCTCGTGCTGGAGGTCGACCGCATGCCGCCGAAGATCGTCATCGACAAGGTGCTGCGCGACTGCGAACTGCCCGCCGAGGGCCTGACGCTGATCCTCACGCCCACCACCAGCCTCGCGGGCACCACGCAGGTGGTCGCGCGCGTGCTCGAGGTCGCACTGCACAAGGCGCACGAGCTCGGCTATTCGCTGGCAGACATTGTCGATGGCGCCGGCAGCGCGCCGCTGCCTTCGCCGAGCAGCGACGGCGTGGAAGCCATGGGGCGCACCAACGACGCGATCCTCTACGGCGGGCGCGTGCATCTGGCGGTGCGCGGCGGTGACGACGCAGCGCGTGCGCTGGCGCACGCGCTGCCCTCGCGCAACTCGCCGGACCACGGTCGCTCGTTCGCGGAGATCTTCAGGGAGGCGGCGTACGACTTCTACAAGATCGACCACGCGCTGTTCGCCCCGGCCGAGGTGTGGGTCAGCAACCTCGACAGCGGACGCACCTGGCATGGCGGCGCCTGCGACATGGCGCTGCTGCAGCGGCTGTGGCTGCAGGAGGCCTGA
- a CDS encoding (5-formylfuran-3-yl)methyl phosphate synthase, whose translation MTSTTMTATRMLVSVRSVPEALLAAGSGADFIDLKEPGEGALGGLPVATIAAVVGALRAQAVARPVSATIGDLPMHALPRILAQVEAVDACGVDYVKVGIERGPEAFAVLEALAQGGWPVVPVFVADRGLDPALVAHACGLAFPALMVDTADKQAGSLFDVLPIPELRDFLARVRASGRLVGLAGALRTTHVPLVLALAPDFAGFRSAVCIGDRATALCPRRLAALAGLLHGQAVEPAPA comes from the coding sequence ATGACTTCGACGACCATGACGGCGACGCGCATGCTGGTGAGTGTCCGCAGCGTGCCGGAGGCACTGCTTGCGGCTGGCAGCGGAGCCGACTTCATCGACTTGAAGGAGCCTGGGGAGGGCGCGCTGGGTGGCTTGCCGGTGGCGACGATCGCTGCCGTGGTGGGCGCCTTGCGCGCGCAGGCGGTCGCACGGCCCGTGAGCGCCACCATCGGCGATCTGCCGATGCATGCGCTGCCGCGCATCCTGGCCCAGGTCGAGGCCGTCGATGCCTGCGGCGTCGACTACGTCAAGGTCGGCATCGAGCGCGGGCCCGAGGCCTTTGCAGTGCTCGAAGCATTGGCGCAGGGCGGCTGGCCGGTGGTGCCGGTCTTCGTGGCCGACCGCGGCCTGGATCCGGCGCTGGTTGCGCACGCCTGCGGCCTCGCCTTTCCGGCGCTGATGGTCGACACGGCCGACAAGCAGGCCGGCAGCCTTTTCGATGTGTTGCCGATCCCGGAGCTGCGCGATTTCCTGGCGCGGGTGCGGGCGTCGGGCCGGCTCGTTGGGTTGGCAGGCGCGCTGCGCACGACGCATGTCCCGCTGGTGCTGGCGCTGGCGCCCGATTTCGCGGGCTTTCGCAGCGCCGTTTGCATCGGTGACCGCGCGACGGCGCTCTGCCCCCGACGGCTCGCGGCATTGGCCGGGCTGCTGCACGGGCAGGCGGTCGAGCCTGCACCTGCCTGA
- a CDS encoding ATP-grasp domain-containing protein, with translation MPTLAVAAISARAMAEAAALDGFDVVALDLFGDVDTRRAASSWLPIGEPGSLRIDAAAVLGALGALARQRASGDPLVGWVAGSGFEGEPDLLERGAAVLPLIGTAAAAVRRLRDPAVFFGFLAARGMPHPRVSLDPPEDAAGWLMKDAHGCGGWHVRRPPWRKDEQPYAHRYFQREMQGVPMSATFIANGRDAHVLGFNELSVRTFGARPCVFCGAVGPVPLASGIAHRVTAIARALVAEFALQGLCSLDFMRDGDAIGVLEVNPRPPASMSLYPRQAGWPGLMQMHLRACVHGELPQSTPRQVREIEGIEIVFAPRPMRLDEAAARQLDAWPGIHDLPAAGQHFDADDPLCTLSASGSSALEVRTRLNQGRDRLLQSLETLA, from the coding sequence ATGCCGACGCTCGCCGTGGCCGCCATCTCCGCGCGTGCGATGGCCGAGGCCGCGGCGCTCGATGGCTTCGACGTGGTCGCGCTCGATCTCTTCGGCGACGTCGATACGCGCCGCGCCGCGTCCAGCTGGCTGCCGATCGGCGAACCGGGCAGCCTGCGCATCGATGCGGCGGCAGTGCTCGGGGCATTGGGCGCGCTGGCGCGCCAGCGCGCAAGCGGGGACCCGCTGGTGGGCTGGGTGGCCGGCAGCGGCTTCGAGGGCGAGCCCGACCTGCTCGAACGCGGCGCCGCAGTGCTGCCGCTGATCGGTACCGCTGCGGCGGCGGTGCGCCGCCTGCGAGATCCGGCGGTGTTCTTCGGCTTTCTGGCCGCGCGCGGCATGCCGCATCCGCGAGTGAGCCTCGACCCGCCGGAGGACGCGGCGGGTTGGCTCATGAAAGACGCGCATGGCTGCGGCGGCTGGCATGTCCGCCGGCCGCCCTGGCGAAAGGACGAGCAGCCGTACGCGCACCGGTACTTCCAGCGCGAGATGCAAGGCGTGCCGATGTCCGCCACCTTCATTGCCAATGGACGGGATGCCCATGTGCTCGGATTCAACGAACTGAGCGTGCGCACCTTCGGCGCGCGGCCTTGCGTCTTCTGTGGCGCTGTCGGTCCGGTGCCGCTGGCGAGCGGCATTGCGCATCGCGTGACTGCGATCGCGCGTGCGCTCGTCGCGGAGTTCGCGCTGCAGGGCTTGTGCAGCCTCGACTTCATGCGCGACGGCGACGCGATCGGTGTGCTGGAAGTCAACCCGCGGCCGCCCGCGAGCATGAGCTTGTATCCCAGGCAGGCCGGCTGGCCGGGCCTGATGCAGATGCACCTGCGTGCCTGCGTTCATGGCGAGCTGCCGCAATCAACGCCACGGCAGGTGAGGGAGATCGAAGGGATCGAGATCGTGTTCGCGCCCCGGCCGATGCGGCTCGATGAAGCGGCAGCACGGCAGCTTGACGCCTGGCCCGGCATCCACGACCTGCCCGCCGCCGGGCAGCACTTCGATGCCGACGACCCCCTGTGCACCCTGAGCGCGAGCGGAAGCAGCGCCCTGGAGGTGCGCACGCGCCTGAACCAAGGCCGCGACCGGCTGTTGCAATCACTGGAGACCTTGGCATGA
- a CDS encoding ATP-grasp domain-containing protein, translated as MTLRVAIMSDEIGWHTRQLQAALRARGAVGRCVDLAACQIDTTAAWHGLVIPGYGRELPDAVLVRGIAGGSFEQVTKRLGVLHALRELGVPVYNDARAIERTVDKSMTSLLLHAARIPAPPTWATESAAQARRIAMRETAAGHALVIKPLFGSQGKDLQLVGEIDGEHHAMPDIDARYAGLAYLQRFVPPVTAPGFDWRVLVVGGRAVTAMRRVSAHWIHNVAQGARCEPAELEAPLARLAERAALALDMDYAGVDLIAAASGPRIQVLEVNGVAAWQGLQRVTAFNIARAIVDDLLDRKMVQMRPRLQDGMAPERRA; from the coding sequence ATGACCCTTCGCGTGGCCATCATGAGCGACGAGATCGGCTGGCACACGCGCCAGCTGCAAGCCGCGCTGCGCGCACGCGGCGCCGTCGGACGCTGCGTGGATCTCGCCGCCTGCCAGATCGACACCACGGCCGCATGGCATGGCCTGGTCATTCCCGGCTACGGCCGCGAGCTGCCCGATGCGGTGCTGGTCCGCGGCATCGCCGGCGGCAGCTTCGAGCAGGTCACCAAGCGCCTCGGCGTGCTGCATGCGTTGCGTGAGCTCGGCGTGCCGGTCTACAACGACGCCCGCGCGATCGAGCGTACGGTCGACAAGTCGATGACCAGCCTGCTGCTGCATGCCGCGCGCATTCCCGCTCCGCCCACCTGGGCGACCGAATCCGCGGCCCAGGCCCGGCGCATTGCGATGCGCGAGACGGCGGCGGGCCATGCGCTGGTGATCAAACCGCTGTTCGGTTCGCAAGGCAAGGACCTGCAGCTGGTGGGCGAGATCGACGGGGAACACCATGCGATGCCCGACATCGACGCGCGCTACGCGGGGCTCGCTTACCTGCAGCGCTTCGTGCCGCCAGTGACCGCGCCGGGGTTCGACTGGCGCGTGCTGGTGGTGGGCGGGCGCGCCGTGACCGCGATGCGGCGCGTCAGCGCGCATTGGATCCACAACGTGGCCCAGGGCGCCCGCTGCGAGCCGGCCGAACTCGAAGCGCCGCTCGCGCGACTGGCCGAACGCGCCGCACTCGCGCTGGACATGGACTATGCGGGAGTCGACCTCATCGCTGCGGCGAGCGGACCGCGCATCCAGGTGCTGGAAGTCAATGGCGTTGCCGCATGGCAGGGGCTGCAGCGCGTGACCGCGTTCAACATCGCCCGCGCCATCGTCGACGATCTGCTCGACCGCAAGATGGTGCAGATGCGGCCTCGTCTGCAGGACGGCATGGCTCCGGAGCGGCGCGCCTGA
- the fae gene encoding formaldehyde-activating enzyme: MAKIDRLMVGESLVGEGNEVAHIDLLIGPRGGAAETAFANALTNNKDGFTSLLAVVAPNLLTKPPTVMFNKVTIKGATQAVQMFGPAQRAVALAVADSVEDGTIPMAEADNLFLCVGVFIHWQATDDKKIQDYNYQATREAIQRAVSGSPTAAEVVDKKGTTAHPFAAHL, from the coding sequence ATGGCAAAAATCGATCGACTGATGGTGGGCGAATCGCTCGTCGGCGAGGGCAATGAAGTCGCCCACATCGACCTGCTCATCGGCCCGCGCGGCGGTGCCGCCGAAACGGCCTTCGCCAACGCGCTGACCAACAACAAGGACGGGTTCACTTCTCTGCTTGCAGTGGTGGCGCCCAACCTGCTGACGAAACCCCCGACCGTCATGTTCAACAAGGTGACCATCAAGGGCGCGACGCAGGCAGTGCAGATGTTCGGGCCGGCCCAGCGCGCCGTGGCACTGGCCGTGGCCGACAGCGTCGAGGACGGCACCATCCCCATGGCCGAGGCCGACAACCTGTTCCTGTGCGTGGGCGTGTTCATCCATTGGCAAGCCACCGACGACAAGAAGATCCAGGACTACAACTACCAGGCGACGCGCGAGGCGATCCAGCGCGCCGTATCGGGCTCGCCGACGGCGGCCGAGGTGGTGGACAAGAAGGGGACGACCGCGCATCCGTTCGCGGCGCATCTCTGA
- a CDS encoding flavoprotein: protein MSAATPCTENSTSSTSRSRRPTEPAHPPAAAGEGHPDAGAFDPRGAVLALEGSESQLPASPPRSRLAWCITGSGHFLEESLALAARLPCVDLFLSAAAEEVLPIYKLNIEALKPRFRVFRDKTASGVPVGMLYDDIYHTVVVAPATSNTVAKCAYGISDTLPTNMFAQAGKLGIPGIVFACDTEPVVVTKSPHDWVTLRPRRIELDNVERLRGIDFCRVVSSPAELEAVLDARLKELSLAWNTSSS, encoded by the coding sequence ATGTCAGCCGCAACACCTTGTACCGAAAACTCCACAAGCTCCACATCGAGATCTCGGCGCCCGACTGAGCCCGCGCATCCGCCGGCCGCGGCCGGGGAGGGGCATCCCGATGCCGGCGCTTTCGATCCGCGCGGCGCGGTTCTCGCCCTCGAAGGCAGCGAGTCGCAACTGCCCGCGTCCCCGCCGCGCTCGCGCCTGGCCTGGTGCATCACAGGCTCGGGCCATTTCCTCGAGGAGTCGCTGGCCTTGGCGGCCCGCCTGCCGTGCGTGGACCTGTTCCTGTCGGCGGCTGCCGAGGAAGTGCTGCCCATCTACAAGCTGAACATCGAGGCGCTCAAGCCGCGCTTTCGCGTGTTTCGCGACAAGACGGCCAGCGGAGTGCCGGTCGGCATGCTCTACGACGACATCTATCACACGGTGGTGGTCGCACCCGCCACCAGCAACACGGTGGCCAAGTGTGCCTATGGCATCAGCGACACGCTGCCCACCAACATGTTCGCGCAGGCCGGCAAGCTCGGCATCCCTGGCATCGTGTTTGCATGCGACACCGAACCGGTGGTGGTGACCAAATCGCCGCACGACTGGGTCACGCTGCGCCCCCGGCGCATCGAACTGGACAACGTGGAGCGGCTGCGCGGCATCGATTTCTGCCGCGTGGTCTCTTCGCCCGCCGAACTCGAGGCAGTGCTCGATGCACGACTGAAGGAACTCTCTCTCGCATGGAACACATCGTCTTCCTGA
- a CDS encoding DUF447 domain-containing protein: protein MNDQIFEAVVTTVAPGGQAHVAPMGIRYQEGGVVLMPFKPSTTHDNIVATGLAVLNIVCDTRVFAGCVTGRKVWPTHAAERIEGVRLACALRHVELALDERRDDVQRPVLRMRAVHEATHAPFAGFNRAQAAVIEGAVLVSRLHMLASEKVETEMSYLQIAIDKTAGPEEREAWEWLRAAVAQHKAHPQERT from the coding sequence ATGAACGACCAGATCTTCGAAGCGGTGGTGACCACCGTCGCACCCGGCGGGCAGGCGCACGTCGCGCCGATGGGCATCCGCTACCAGGAAGGCGGCGTGGTGCTGATGCCGTTCAAGCCGTCCACCACGCACGACAACATCGTGGCGACCGGCCTCGCGGTGCTCAACATCGTGTGCGACACCCGCGTTTTCGCCGGGTGCGTGACCGGGCGCAAGGTCTGGCCCACGCACGCGGCCGAACGCATCGAAGGCGTGCGGCTCGCCTGTGCACTGCGCCATGTCGAACTGGCGCTGGACGAGCGTCGCGACGACGTGCAGCGGCCGGTGCTGCGCATGCGTGCCGTGCACGAGGCCACGCACGCACCCTTCGCCGGCTTCAATCGCGCGCAGGCTGCGGTGATCGAAGGGGCGGTGCTGGTCAGCCGCCTGCACATGCTGGCATCCGAGAAAGTGGAAACCGAAATGAGCTACCTGCAGATCGCGATCGACAAGACGGCGGGCCCCGAGGAGCGCGAAGCCTGGGAGTGGCTGCGTGCCGCGGTTGCGCAGCACAAGGCCCACCCGCAGGAGCGCACATGA